A portion of the Nitrososphaerota archaeon genome contains these proteins:
- a CDS encoding lytic transglycosylase domain-containing protein has translation MIRMVIIVVLLIYSIYLNNRIKNLENENKSLLDTLVSVQLIQKNSNLNYSEDDKVNNQNNNSNIKIEKTSITTNQIIVPKLFDDITNEKRKELFKKAYIVAKKHNIDPLLFISLIYTESSFNPGAISPTKRYHGLGQIPLQIYDPEINLELSAVLLKYHLKKANRDIRLAIANYKGYKDLSTTIAQQRVNKVFSIYYSLRGGNYSVIVDN, from the coding sequence ATGATTAGAATGGTAATTATTGTTGTATTATTAATTTATAGTATCTATCTAAATAATAGAATAAAGAATCTAGAAAATGAAAATAAGAGTTTATTAGATACACTAGTTTCAGTTCAACTAATACAAAAAAACTCTAATTTGAATTATAGTGAAGATGACAAAGTTAATAACCAGAACAATAATAGTAATATAAAAATAGAAAAGACATCTATAACTACTAACCAAATAATAGTACCAAAATTGTTCGACGATATTACTAACGAAAAGAGAAAAGAACTGTTCAAGAAAGCTTACATAGTCGCAAAAAAACATAACATAGATCCATTACTATTTATTTCATTAATCTACACTGAAAGTTCATTTAATCCAGGTGCAATATCTCCAACTAAAAGATACCATGGTCTTGGTCAAATTCCATTACAGATATATGATCCAGAAATTAATTTAGAACTATCTGCAGTTCTATTAAAATATCATCTGAAAAAGGCAAATAGAGATATTAGATTAGCTATAGCAAACTACAAAGGGTATAAAGATTTATCAACAACTATTGCTCAACAAAGAGTAAACAAAGTATTTTCAATATACTATAGTCTGAGAGGTGGAAATTATTCTGTCATTGTAGATAACTAA